The sequence below is a genomic window from Desulfonatronum thiodismutans.
TCAATCTGTCGCATGCCGCCGGGCGCGCGGTGGCCGGGTATTCCGGGGGCATGCTGCGCCGGTTCGGCATTGCCATGGCCCTGATCGGCTCGCCCCGGCTGTTGATCGTGGACGAGCCCACGGCCGGACTCGACCCGGCGGAGCGCAGCCGGTTTCACCGGGTGCTGGCGGACGTGGCCGCCGAAGCCGTGGTTCTGCTTTCCACGCATATTGTCGAGGATGTCGAAAGCCTGTGCTCCCGGCTGGCGATCATGGCCGGGGGGCAGATCGTTGCCGAGGGCCGACCCGCTGATATGATCGCTGGATTGCAAGGCCGGTTGTGGTCACGGGTGATCCCTCGCGGCGAGCCCTTGCCGGAGGCAGTTCATTTGTCGGCCGTCCCCGGAGGCACCATGGCCGTGGTTCTGGCGGACGCTGCTCCCGGCCCGGAGTACGCGACGCATCAACCCCGGCTGGAGGACGCCTATCACTTGGCGTTGGCCAGGGCGGGCGTGGAGGTGGGGGC
It includes:
- a CDS encoding ABC transporter ATP-binding protein, encoding MSERDGLRVRKLTKTYANGIRALDGVDLEVGPGLYGLLGPNGAGKSTLMRTLATLQSPDSGGITFDGVDVLADQDHLRRRLGYLPQQIGAYPGVSGRDLLERFAWLKGRTDRGERRAEVTMLLERVNLSHAAGRAVAGYSGGMLRRFGIAMALIGSPRLLIVDEPTAGLDPAERSRFHRVLADVAAEAVVLLSTHIVEDVESLCSRLAIMAGGQIVAEGRPADMIAGLQGRLWSRVIPRGEPLPEAVHLSAVPGGTMAVVLADAAPGPEYATHQPRLEDAYHLALARAGVEVGAE